Proteins from a genomic interval of Neisseria arctica:
- a CDS encoding pirin family protein has product MQVDKVSARLKDVGGIPVARLIPQSGRRTIGAWCFLDHAGPAVFGPGSDGMQVGAHPHTNLQTFTWMIQGEMWHQDSLGYKQLICPGQVNLMTAGTGDARGISHTEQTPEGIKHLHAVQLWIALPLNQEIEPSFEHYPKLPAWTENGADYTLTTGSYGGHTAPTRQYSPLLGLDIRLKAGGENVVALNSGWEYGVLIISGSLQVAGQVFVENELAFIELNGASSLLLHAETDCHVMLLGGEPLPYPTLIWWNFVADSRESLCLAVEDWNQGHSRFGHIDLAGTGLKRLPAPSVPAKLR; this is encoded by the coding sequence ATGCAGGTAGACAAAGTCAGCGCGCGGTTGAAAGATGTAGGCGGCATACCGGTTGCACGCCTGATACCGCAAAGTGGCCGCCGCACAATTGGCGCATGGTGTTTTTTAGATCATGCAGGGCCTGCCGTATTCGGCCCGGGTTCAGATGGTATGCAGGTTGGCGCTCATCCGCATACTAACCTGCAAACTTTTACTTGGATGATTCAGGGGGAAATGTGGCATCAAGATAGTTTGGGATACAAGCAATTAATCTGTCCCGGCCAAGTTAATCTGATGACTGCCGGTACCGGTGATGCCCGAGGTATCAGTCATACCGAGCAAACTCCTGAGGGTATAAAACATCTGCATGCCGTACAGCTTTGGATTGCGCTACCATTGAATCAAGAAATCGAACCTTCGTTTGAGCATTATCCCAAATTACCCGCATGGACGGAAAACGGGGCGGATTATACCTTAACCACAGGCAGTTACGGTGGCCATACCGCTCCTACGCGGCAATACAGCCCGCTGCTTGGATTGGATATACGCTTAAAAGCAGGTGGTGAAAATGTTGTAGCATTAAATTCCGGTTGGGAATACGGTGTTTTGATCATCTCTGGCAGCTTGCAGGTTGCTGGGCAGGTATTTGTCGAAAATGAATTGGCCTTTATCGAGCTTAACGGCGCGTCAAGCCTTCTGCTGCATGCGGAAACTGATTGCCATGTGATGCTTTTGGGTGGCGAACCGTTGCCGTATCCTACGCTAATTTGGTGGAATTTTGTTGCCGACAGCAGGGAATCTTTGTGCCTTGCAGTAGAAGATTGGAACCAAGGTCATTCGCGTTTCGGCCATATTGATTTAGCAGGTACGGGGTTAAAACGGCTGCCTGCGCCTTCCGTACCGGCTAAATTACGCTGA
- the pflA gene encoding pyruvate formate lyase 1-activating protein has translation MKNIPIIRSKVAVSQAGSRHYQGKGIVHSIESCGTVDGPGLRFVLFMQGCLMRCLYCHNRDTWDMHTDKALELSVEEVMKQVLSYRHYLKATGGGVTATGGEPLLQYEFIRNWFKACRTHDIHTCLDTNGYALHYDNILEELLDNTDLVMLDLKQIDPEIHKTLVGIANTKTLNFARYLAERNQAVRVRFVIVPGYTDDERSAHLLGEFIGDMGNIDTVELLPYHELGAHKWALCGDTYKLEGIHPPARETVLGIKEILEGYGKKIIY, from the coding sequence ATGAAAAATATACCGATTATCCGCTCAAAAGTAGCGGTATCCCAAGCCGGAAGCCGCCATTACCAAGGCAAAGGCATCGTGCACTCTATCGAAAGTTGCGGAACGGTAGACGGCCCTGGTTTGCGCTTTGTTTTATTTATGCAAGGTTGTCTGATGCGTTGCCTTTATTGTCACAACCGTGATACTTGGGACATGCATACCGATAAGGCTTTGGAATTAAGCGTAGAAGAGGTGATGAAGCAGGTACTCTCTTACCGCCATTATTTGAAAGCAACGGGCGGCGGTGTAACGGCAACAGGCGGCGAACCGTTGCTGCAATACGAATTTATCCGCAATTGGTTTAAAGCCTGCCGCACTCATGATATCCACACCTGCTTGGATACCAACGGCTATGCTTTGCATTATGACAATATATTGGAAGAGCTGCTGGATAATACCGATTTGGTCATGCTCGACTTGAAACAGATAGATCCGGAAATCCACAAGACATTAGTCGGTATAGCCAATACCAAAACTTTGAATTTCGCCCGTTATTTGGCGGAACGCAATCAAGCGGTAAGGGTACGTTTTGTGATTGTGCCGGGTTATACCGACGACGAAAGGTCGGCTCATCTGTTAGGTGAGTTCATCGGCGATATGGGTAATATCGATACGGTGGAATTGTTGCCGTATCACGAATTGGGCGCACATAAGTGGGCATTATGCGGCGATACTTACAAGCTCGAAGGTATACACCCGCCTGCGCGGGAAACCGTATTGGGAATTAAAGAAATTTTAGAGGGATACGGAAAAAAAATTATTTACTGA